The stretch of DNA GCTTGCGTCAGCCTCGGGGGTAAGGATGTCAAGTCGGGATTCAACGTGTTCAGGTTCGCGAACAGGATCCCACTGCTGTTTGAAGCTGGGTCGGACGTGGTGACGAGGTGCGTGCAACGGTTGAACTGGGGCTCCTACAAGATCGACAAGAACAACGACAAGATCGGCGTCTTCGTCTCCATCGTGAGCACTAAGATCCCGTTCAAGGGCACCTCGAAGGAGTACATCGGAGACGATAACACGGAGATTGCGGAGGCTGTCGACCGGGCCATCCGCGGCTGCGCCACCCAGCTCAAGGGAAAAATTGTCCGCGCGCAAGCCGCAAAGGAGCGAAAGGCGAGGAAGAAGGTCCTCACCAGGTACAtccccgacgtcgccaacgccatCGCGATCATGATTAGTGCGTCAGCGGAGGCCGCCGAGCCTCCGTCGAAGCGCTGCAAGTGGGGGCCGGGTGCCCCGTCGAACGGTGGGAAGCTCTGGCAGGTTGACCCGGTCTTTGAGGGCAAGTTGCTGGAGCAGGTGCGCAACGGGGACGTGCAGCGCTCCACCATCGAGCGCAAGCTGAGCGACTTCGTCGAAAGAATGGACAGCGAGCAGGCCTTGGAGCACTCGATGCAGAATAAGGAGGGGCTGAGCGAGACTATGCACCTGGTGCCCACGGGTCCGGTGCACAAGTTTGCGCCCACGGTGCACCATCCAACGTGTGCGTTCAGACTGCTGGACACGCTCTGCGCGGGCGGGTTCCTGCCCCGGGGCGATTTGAAATAGACGCGTATCGATCGATTATCGAGTGTAGTATGATTACAACGAGATAAATCACCCCCTTCACCACGCACCCACGGCATGCTTCGTGGGATCCTTGAACTTTTCATACCCCCAGTTCATGGGCACCTGGAAGGGCTCCGAGATCTCCAGGCCGCCCGCAGTAACCTTGGCGATCTGGAATTTGTTCATCATCGTCTTGTCGCGCATAAGGCACGCTCTAAGGCAATCTTCCATGAGCTTcctggcgtcctcctcgctcatGTCGTCGGTGTGCTTCTCGCGGAACAGCGGCCTCGCCATGTGGTTGccgaacccggcggcgaggtgcgaaTCCTCATAGTGCTGACCGATCATCCCCACGGTGCCCAGAAAGGTCCTACCGTGCTtcacccccgcgacgaccaGGCTGTTCCACAGCGGGTCGAACTTGTTGCGCCTGTTGTACATCACGCGGCACAGGTACGAGTGGATCTCCCACGGTGCGAGCTCACTGCCGTCATCCTCGCAGTAGTCGGTCgtgtcgagctcctcgaggaggctgACTATGTAGTGAAAGTCCGAGAGCTCGCCGGTGAAGCTGATGATCGTCGAACTGTTCACCTTCTTGATGCGCTCGACGCTCTTGTACCTCTTGGTCGAACCATAACAGCCTGCGAGACGGGAACGGTGAGCGGCGTCGGATTCAGATCCGGGATGTTGCTTTCGGTGTCGTTTTTAGGGTTACACTTggtgggcggaggcgggttGTGCTAagggggcggaggcgcgggacgTTCGCGGGGACTTACAGAGGGTATCGCACGCAATCATGACGCCATCCTTGTACTTGCATCCCAAGACGGTGGTACCGGTCACGTAGGGATACCTGCGGAAGTGGGCAAAACAAGAAGGGAGCTCGTCGTCAGATTTCAAGTTTCTCGCGAGGTGACtgggcgaacgacgccgcgaacgcgacgagcgcgtcgatcgaACCGCTAGATCGGTCGCCAAACGTCTAGACGGGTCATTTATGACGAAAAGAAGGGCGTGATGACTCACTGCGTGCGCTGGTGGGGCCCGGGCTCCACGGTGAAGGGCTTGCCCTGGCCGTGGGACGCTACGTGGGATCTGGGGGCCTGGTTGAGCTTGTACTGGGCGTCGTACGCGGGATCCACGCCGAATGGCACCACGCCGGGGCCGATGATCGGGTTGTGGCTGACGCGCGTGGGAATCATCCTTTCTCCTCGCGCTGAGATCTCGAAGCCGGTGCCCTCTACTGTGGCGGTGGCGTGGATCTCATCCTACCTTTCGACCGCAAACTCAACGTAAACGGAAAAACTGCGCCTCGCTGCCACTGAAAAATCAGTGTTAGCTGGCGAGGCACACATGGGTGCAGAGGAGGCGGTCCGGGCCCTTCTCGACACGGAGGGCTGGTCACTGAGGGATGGCGCGATATTGGCCGCGAGccagcgcgcgcgaggggatCCAGCAGCTGCCCGAGCGACGGTGCTCGATGCTGAcctgcgcgcggtggggAAGCCGAGCCTACCCCGATGGGCGTACGGGGGTGCTCGCgaagcgggcgcgggggtgaccGGACCGATGGTCCTGCAGGTgatggacgcgcgggatATATCCTCACCGAAGCGCGCGTCCGGATCGAGCGGTCGGCGCATGCTCCGCCTGGACCTcaccgacggggacgccacggtcgtcgccgtggagtACAGGGAGCTGACctccgtcgaggacgcctccgcgctcgcgcccgggacCAAGGTGGCCGTCCCGCCCGGGGTGCGTATCCGGTGCCAGTCGGGGatcctcctcgcccacggcgacgcgctgcgggTGCTGGGCGGGAAGGTGGCCGCCCTGGCGGAGGAGTGGGAGGGCGTtcgagccgtcgcggagacggGAGACGCCGAACAGACGGGAACAGACGCTCCGAGGTTCGAGACGTACGACcgggagaaggcggaggcgaccgtggcggcggcggtcgcgggacgcgcggcggcgaacaaagccgcggcggaggccatcgcggagaaGAGAACCGCCTCGACTTCAACTTCAACTTCAACCGCGAGCCCTGCGCCGGAAACGGAGCGGGGggaggagcccgcgccgttcgtgccgcgacggcgtcccgcgCTGCcaccgacccgcgcgcagcGAGCCGCCGCTCAGGCCGCGGGCGTGAAGCTCCCGCCTCCCGGCGCTCCGATGCCCTCCACCCCAGAGGAGACGGCGACCGGACGGACCGTGGAgcccgagggcgcgccggcgacgtcgcccgggcGGAGTCACATCGCACAAGAAGTCAAAGAATCCATACCCAAAGAAGTCAAAGAAGCCATACCCAGTCCCCCGCCCGGGTTTcgggcccgcgcggcgcccgaagaggaggcgacggcgccggtcgatccgccgcccgctcccgctccgGCGTTTGCGCCGAccgtcaccgaggaggacaGGCGAAGTCGCCTCCTGAGCCGGTTCGCCTCGGACAGCAGGGAAGGACGCGGATCTCGGGACAGAggccgcgaggaccgcggcaGGGGCGATCGAGATCACGGCAGGGGCGATCGAGAccgtgggcgcggcggacgaggcgggcggaGGGAAGGTGAGAGGCGGGGGGGAGGTggaaggcgcggcggcgacgaagaacgcgacgacgggttcaGGACCTTGGACCGGACCGCTTCGGGAAGTCGcacggaggacgacgaggctctCGCGCGGCAGCTTCAGAGAGatctcgagctcgaggactcGGGTtacgtcgcgacggacgccgccgcgctcgccgccagcctGTTTTCGTTCCCGGCGAGGGAGCAGGAACGAGAAGACTCAGGGAGAAGGGGACGGCGTTGAAAGAGCAATAGCGACAGCAACTACTACCGCTGTCATTAGCGACTACACTAGCTAGCCTAAACCCAaacgcgtccccgtccctcTACTTGTATCACCTAATTATCGAACGCCTGTCGGAATCCCTTCGGGACTGGATCCTCGGTTTGGCCCCTCGTGC from Micromonas commoda chromosome 3, complete sequence encodes:
- a CDS encoding predicted protein produces the protein MIPTRVSHNPIIGPGVVPFGVDPAYDAQYKLNQAPRSHVASHGQGKPFTVEPGPHQRTQYPYVTGTTVLGCKYKDGVMIACDTLCCYGSTKRYKSVERIKKVNSSTIISFTGELSDFHYIVSLLEELDTTDYCEDDGSELAPWEIHSYLCRVMYNRRNKFDPLWNSLVVAGVKHGRTFLGTVGMIGQHYEDSHLAAGFGNHMARPLFREKHTDDMSEEDARKLMEDCLRACLMRDKTMMNKFQIAKVTAGGLEISEPFQVPMNWGYEKFKDPTKHAVGAW
- a CDS encoding predicted protein — encoded protein: MGAEEAVRALLDTEGWSLRDGAILAASQRARGDPAAARATVLDADLRAVGKPSLPRWAYGGAREAGAGVTGPMVLQVMDARDISSPKRASGSSGRRMLRLDLTDGDATVVAVEYRELTSVEDASALAPGTKVAVPPGVRIRCQSGILLAHGDALRVLGGKVAALAEEWEGVRAVAETGDAEQTGTDAPRFETYDREKAEATVAAAVAGRAAANKAAAEAIAEKRTASTSTSTSTASPAPETERGEEPAPFVPRRRPALPPTRAQRAAAQAAGVKLPPPGAPMPSTPEETATGRTVEPEGAPATSPGRSHIAQEVKESIPKEVKEAIPSPPPGFRARAAPEEEATAPVDPPPAPAPAFAPTVTEEDRRSRLLSRFASDSREGRGSRDRGREDRGRGDRDHGRGDRDRGRGGRGGRREGERRGGGGRRGGDEERDDGFRTLDRTASGSRTEDDEALARQLQRDLELEDSGYVATDAAALAASLFSFPAREQEREDSGRRGRR